In Falco cherrug isolate bFalChe1 chromosome 5, bFalChe1.pri, whole genome shotgun sequence, one DNA window encodes the following:
- the HCFC2 gene encoding host cell factor 2 isoform X2: protein MAAAAAGLSWRRVSSFTGPVPRSRHGHRAVAIRELVIIFGGGNEGIADELHVYNTVTNQWFLPAVRGDIPPGCAAHGFVCDGTRILVFGGMVEYGRYSNDLYELQASRWLWKKVKPQAPATGSPPCPRLGHSFSLYGNKCYLFGGLANESEDSNNNVPRYLNDFYELELQHGSGVVGWSIPVTKGILPSPRESHTAIVYCRKDLGSPKMYIFGGMCGCRLNDLWELDIETMTWSRPETKGTVPLPRSLHTANVIGNKMYVFGGWVPQSAGGEISAHDGEWKCTGSFSYLNLDTTEWIGLISDCQEDKSNLLPGPRAGHCAVAVGTRLYIWSGRDGYRKAWNNQVCCKDLWYLDTEKPPAPSQVQLIRATTNSFQVKWDEVPTVEGYLLQLHADSPMPSVAGIPGTGVPETSVLSSQGGSSLHQSPQSLPSIPYPEMKVDHPSQTNNVIPNNVQVSLSSNSLLKVEGKEKVAAPENKITQETMKNHADASGFKESNAPSLLPVCTSSPQTSAHVGELHDLDKQTVNPDASVSSTVSSTQTMVTQQAVKTESSSTNGAVVKDETSLTTFNSKSEAAETAYIMPSARVSTGQTNDSHSSKTPQRQMAPVKIRDRQWYDVGIFKNNSAVVSQFYLLPEETLSTSNKMEGADVPDYRLLKKQDLFPGTVYRFRVAAINGCGVGPFSKISEFKTCIPGFPGAPSTVKITKSVDCIHLSWEPPASPSGNILEYSAYLAIRSTQLQENPSQLVFMRIYCGLKTSCIVTAAQLSNAHVDYTSRPAIVFRISAKNERGYGPATQVRWLQDMKTSSSK, encoded by the exons ATGGCGGCGGCCGCCGCTGGACTGAGCTGGAGGCGGGTGTCTTCCTTCACGGGGCCGGTGCCGCGTTCCCGCCACGGGCACCGCGCGGTCGCCATCCGCGAGCTGGTCATTATCTTCGGGGGCGGCAACGAGGGCATCGCCGACGAGCTGCACGTCTACAACACGG TTACAAATCAGTGGTTCCTTCCTGCTGTAAGGGGAGATATTCCTCCAGGCTGTGCAGCACATGGATTTGTTTGTGATGGTACCAGAATACTAGTTTTTGGAGGAATGGTTGAATATGGAAGATACAGTAATGATTTATATGAATTGCAG GCAAGTCGATGGctctggaaaaaagtaaaacctcaAGCTCCTGCCACTGGATCACCACCTTGTCCTCGACTTGGCCACAGCTTTTCTTTATATGGTAACAAGTGCTATTTATTTGGTGGCCTGGCAAATGAAAGTGAGGATTCAAATAATAACGTTCCCAG ATATTTAAATGATTTCTATGAACTGGAGCTGCAACATGGTTCTGGCGTTGTTGGCTGGAGTATTCCTGTGACCAAAGGGATCTTGCCATCTCCCCGAGAATCTCACACAGCCATCGTATACTGCAGAAAAGATTTGGGAAGTCCAAAGATGTATATTTTTGGAGGGATGTGTGGCTGTCGGCTTAATGATCTCTGGGAACTTGACATAG aaaccATGACCTGGTCAAGACCAGAAACTAAGGGGACAGTACCACTTCCTCGCAGTCTCCATACAGCCAATGTAATAGGAAACAA aatGTATGTTTTTGGTGGATGGGTTCCACAGTCAGCAGGAGGTGAAATTTCTGCTCATGATGGTGAATGGAAATGTACCGGTTCATTTTCTTATCTTAATTTGG ATACCACAGAATGGATAGGTCTGATCTCAGATTGCCAGGAGGACAAAAGTAACTTGTTACCAGGGCCAAGAGCAGGACACTGTGCTGTAGCGGTTGGCACTCGTCTGTATATCTGGAGTGGTAGAGATGGTTACAGAAAAGCTTGGAACAATCAAGTTTGCTGCAAAGATCTTTGGTACCTTGATACTG AGAAACCTCCAGCACCATCACAGGTACAGCTGATTAGAGCTACAACCAACTCTTTTCAAGTGAAATGGGATGAAGTACCTACAGTTGAAGGATATCTTCTTCAGTTACATGCTGACTCACCAATGCCATCAGTGGCTGGAATACCTGGTACTGGGGTTCCTGAGACATCAGTGCTGAGTTCACAAG GTGGCTCTTCTCTACATCAAAGTCCACAATCACTGCCTAGCATCCCTTACCCAGAAATGAAGGTGGATCATCCCAGCCAAACAAATAATGTCATTCCTAATAAT GTCCAAGTTTCTCTTTCATCCAACTCATTATTAAaagtagaaggaaaagaaaaggttgcAGCACCTGAAAACAAGATTACACAGGAGACTATGAAAAACCATGCAGATGCTTCAGGATTCAAAGAATCAAATGCCCCTTCTCTTTTGCCTGTTTGTACTTCAA gtCCTCAGACTTCAGCACATGTAGGGGAATTACATGACTTGGACAAACAAACTGTAAATCCTGATGCTTCTGTATCCAGTACTGTCTCCAGCACACAAACTATGGTAACCCAGCAGGCTGTTAAAACTGAATCATCAAGTACAAATGGGGCAGTTGTTAAAGATGAAACTTCACTAACAACATTCAATTCAAAATCTGAAG CTGCTGAAACTGCTTATATCATGCCTTCAGCAAGAGTCAGTACTGGACAGACAAATGATTCACACTCCTCT AAAACTCCACAAAGACAGATGGCACCGGTGAAAATAAGAGACAGGCAGTGGTATGATGTTGGAATTTTTAAGAACAACAGCGCTGTGGTGAGCCAGTTCTACTTGCTGCCGGAGGAAACACTGAGTACCTCTAACAAG atggAAGGTGCAGATGTGCCAGACTACAGATTACTTAAGAAACAGGATCTTTTTCCAGGCACAGTGTACAGATTCAGAGTTGCAGCAATTAATGGCTGTGGTGTTGGGCCTTTCAGTAAAATCAGTGAATTCAAGACCTGCATTCCAGGTTTTCCTGGAGCTCCTTCAACAGTCAAAATCACCAAG agtgTGGACTGTATTCATCTTTCTTGGGAGCCTCCTGCCTCACCCTCgggaaatattttagaatattctGCCTACTTAGCAATCCGTTCCACACAGTTACAGGAAAATCCAAGTCAGCTTGTATTTATGAGAATATACTGTGGTCTTAAAACATCATGTATAGTGACTGCTGCCCAGCTTTCAAATGCTCATGTCGATTACACTTCCCGACCTGCTATAGTGTTCAGAATTTCTGCAAAGAATGAGAGAGGATATGGACCAGCCACACAAGTTCGATGGCTTCAAG ATATGAAAACATCAAGCTCAAAGTAG
- the HCFC2 gene encoding host cell factor 2 isoform X1 yields MAAAAAGLSWRRVSSFTGPVPRSRHGHRAVAIRELVIIFGGGNEGIADELHVYNTVTNQWFLPAVRGDIPPGCAAHGFVCDGTRILVFGGMVEYGRYSNDLYELQASRWLWKKVKPQAPATGSPPCPRLGHSFSLYGNKCYLFGGLANESEDSNNNVPRYLNDFYELELQHGSGVVGWSIPVTKGILPSPRESHTAIVYCRKDLGSPKMYIFGGMCGCRLNDLWELDIETMTWSRPETKGTVPLPRSLHTANVIGNKMYVFGGWVPQSAGGEISAHDGEWKCTGSFSYLNLDTTEWIGLISDCQEDKSNLLPGPRAGHCAVAVGTRLYIWSGRDGYRKAWNNQVCCKDLWYLDTEKPPAPSQVQLIRATTNSFQVKWDEVPTVEGYLLQLHADSPMPSVAGIPGTGVPETSVLSSQGGSSLHQSPQSLPSIPYPEMKVDHPSQTNNVIPNNVQVSLSSNSLLKVEGKEKVAAPENKITQETMKNHADASGFKESNAPSLLPVCTSSPQTSAHVGELHDLDKQTVNPDASVSSTVSSTQTMVTQQAVKTESSSTNGAVVKDETSLTTFNSKSEAAETAYIMPSARVSTGQTNDSHSSKTPQRQMAPVKIRDRQWYDVGIFKNNSAVVSQFYLLPEETLSTSNKMEGADVPDYRLLKKQDLFPGTVYRFRVAAINGCGVGPFSKISEFKTCIPGFPGAPSTVKITKSVDCIHLSWEPPASPSGNILEYSAYLAIRSTQLQENPSQLVFMRIYCGLKTSCIVTAAQLSNAHVDYTSRPAIVFRISAKNERGYGPATQVRWLQGKISVRHGI; encoded by the exons ATGGCGGCGGCCGCCGCTGGACTGAGCTGGAGGCGGGTGTCTTCCTTCACGGGGCCGGTGCCGCGTTCCCGCCACGGGCACCGCGCGGTCGCCATCCGCGAGCTGGTCATTATCTTCGGGGGCGGCAACGAGGGCATCGCCGACGAGCTGCACGTCTACAACACGG TTACAAATCAGTGGTTCCTTCCTGCTGTAAGGGGAGATATTCCTCCAGGCTGTGCAGCACATGGATTTGTTTGTGATGGTACCAGAATACTAGTTTTTGGAGGAATGGTTGAATATGGAAGATACAGTAATGATTTATATGAATTGCAG GCAAGTCGATGGctctggaaaaaagtaaaacctcaAGCTCCTGCCACTGGATCACCACCTTGTCCTCGACTTGGCCACAGCTTTTCTTTATATGGTAACAAGTGCTATTTATTTGGTGGCCTGGCAAATGAAAGTGAGGATTCAAATAATAACGTTCCCAG ATATTTAAATGATTTCTATGAACTGGAGCTGCAACATGGTTCTGGCGTTGTTGGCTGGAGTATTCCTGTGACCAAAGGGATCTTGCCATCTCCCCGAGAATCTCACACAGCCATCGTATACTGCAGAAAAGATTTGGGAAGTCCAAAGATGTATATTTTTGGAGGGATGTGTGGCTGTCGGCTTAATGATCTCTGGGAACTTGACATAG aaaccATGACCTGGTCAAGACCAGAAACTAAGGGGACAGTACCACTTCCTCGCAGTCTCCATACAGCCAATGTAATAGGAAACAA aatGTATGTTTTTGGTGGATGGGTTCCACAGTCAGCAGGAGGTGAAATTTCTGCTCATGATGGTGAATGGAAATGTACCGGTTCATTTTCTTATCTTAATTTGG ATACCACAGAATGGATAGGTCTGATCTCAGATTGCCAGGAGGACAAAAGTAACTTGTTACCAGGGCCAAGAGCAGGACACTGTGCTGTAGCGGTTGGCACTCGTCTGTATATCTGGAGTGGTAGAGATGGTTACAGAAAAGCTTGGAACAATCAAGTTTGCTGCAAAGATCTTTGGTACCTTGATACTG AGAAACCTCCAGCACCATCACAGGTACAGCTGATTAGAGCTACAACCAACTCTTTTCAAGTGAAATGGGATGAAGTACCTACAGTTGAAGGATATCTTCTTCAGTTACATGCTGACTCACCAATGCCATCAGTGGCTGGAATACCTGGTACTGGGGTTCCTGAGACATCAGTGCTGAGTTCACAAG GTGGCTCTTCTCTACATCAAAGTCCACAATCACTGCCTAGCATCCCTTACCCAGAAATGAAGGTGGATCATCCCAGCCAAACAAATAATGTCATTCCTAATAAT GTCCAAGTTTCTCTTTCATCCAACTCATTATTAAaagtagaaggaaaagaaaaggttgcAGCACCTGAAAACAAGATTACACAGGAGACTATGAAAAACCATGCAGATGCTTCAGGATTCAAAGAATCAAATGCCCCTTCTCTTTTGCCTGTTTGTACTTCAA gtCCTCAGACTTCAGCACATGTAGGGGAATTACATGACTTGGACAAACAAACTGTAAATCCTGATGCTTCTGTATCCAGTACTGTCTCCAGCACACAAACTATGGTAACCCAGCAGGCTGTTAAAACTGAATCATCAAGTACAAATGGGGCAGTTGTTAAAGATGAAACTTCACTAACAACATTCAATTCAAAATCTGAAG CTGCTGAAACTGCTTATATCATGCCTTCAGCAAGAGTCAGTACTGGACAGACAAATGATTCACACTCCTCT AAAACTCCACAAAGACAGATGGCACCGGTGAAAATAAGAGACAGGCAGTGGTATGATGTTGGAATTTTTAAGAACAACAGCGCTGTGGTGAGCCAGTTCTACTTGCTGCCGGAGGAAACACTGAGTACCTCTAACAAG atggAAGGTGCAGATGTGCCAGACTACAGATTACTTAAGAAACAGGATCTTTTTCCAGGCACAGTGTACAGATTCAGAGTTGCAGCAATTAATGGCTGTGGTGTTGGGCCTTTCAGTAAAATCAGTGAATTCAAGACCTGCATTCCAGGTTTTCCTGGAGCTCCTTCAACAGTCAAAATCACCAAG agtgTGGACTGTATTCATCTTTCTTGGGAGCCTCCTGCCTCACCCTCgggaaatattttagaatattctGCCTACTTAGCAATCCGTTCCACACAGTTACAGGAAAATCCAAGTCAGCTTGTATTTATGAGAATATACTGTGGTCTTAAAACATCATGTATAGTGACTGCTGCCCAGCTTTCAAATGCTCATGTCGATTACACTTCCCGACCTGCTATAGTGTTCAGAATTTCTGCAAAGAATGAGAGAGGATATGGACCAGCCACACAAGTTCGATGGCTTCAAGGTAAAATCAGTGTCAGACATGGCATTTAA